One Aegilops tauschii subsp. strangulata cultivar AL8/78 chromosome 7, Aet v6.0, whole genome shotgun sequence genomic window carries:
- the LOC109777494 gene encoding protein FAR1-RELATED SEQUENCE 4, whose product MFEKFGEILYEAGQYKVEEVEKGAKYYVHRYHPEKHDKWCRALYVVEVVDQGEELTCECGNFEHTGLLCCHAVKVLDFLGIDHIPAKHILKRWTKDARDVLPQHLAYLQKDQISVNPITFRHSNLYTHALEVVRLGEANTSAYECAMELLKEAIHKLTPMAAVRDGMGLDDVIQANKEKAREVSVGQAPQIVYGSDPDGSAVGNLLSLMAPEHTQKAGWPTSSRDKPPYYVRAAKSKKRKIVTHPAAAGACDTSKPTRFCRICRQPGHKSTTCPQRGDLPRKTKKEAKCSICGVGGHRMNTCNNPMVVLHAVENMIYGASWHKTDAP is encoded by the exons ATGTTCGAAAAATTCGGCGAGATCCTGTATGAAGCAGGACAATACAAAGTGGAGGAGGTCGAAAAAGGTGCAAAATACTATGTACACCGATACCACCCAGAGAAGCATGACAAATGGTGCAGGGCGTTGTACGTGGTGGAAGTTGTGGACCAAGGCGAAGAGCTTACATGCGAATGTGGTAACTTCGAGCACACAGGGTTGCTGTGCTGCCACGCAGTTAAG GTCCTTGATTTCTTGGGTATAGACCATATACCAGCAAAGCACATACTCAAACGATGGACAAAAGATGCGAGGGATGTACTACCACAACACTTGGCATACCTTCAGAAGGATCAGATATCAGTTAACCCCATAACATTCAGACATTCAAATCTGTACACCCATGCCCTAGAGGTTGTCAGACTCGGTGAGGCAAACACAAGTGCGTATGAGTGTGCGATGGAACTCCTGAAGGAAGCAATCCATAAACTGACACCTATGGCTGCTGTGCGCGACGGGATGGGTTTAGACGACGTGATTCAGGCAAACAAGGAGAAAGCTAGAGAGGTGAGTGTGGGGCAAGCACCACAGATTGTGTATGGGAGTGACCCAGATGGTAGTGCAGTCGGTAATTTACTCAGTTTGATGGCTCCAGAGCATACACAGAAGGCAGGCTGGCCAACGAGCAGCAGGGACAAACCTCCATATTATGTCCGTGCTGCGAAGAGCAAGAAACGTAAGATAGTGACACACCCAGCTGCTGCTGGAGCATGCGATACGAGCAAGCCAACACGCTTCTGCAGGATATGCCGTCAGCCAGGGCACAAGAGTACCACATGTCCGCAGAGGGGTGACCTCCCTCGGAAGACAAAGAAGGAAGCGAAATGCTCAATCTGCGGGGTGGGAGGGCATCGGATGAACACCTGCAACAACCCTATGGTTGTGCTACATGCTGTTGAGAACATGATCTATGGCGCATCTTGGCACAAGACCGACGCGCCGTGA